The Mycobacterium sp. 3519A genome contains a region encoding:
- a CDS encoding MGMT family protein produces the protein MAAITDEQVETVRALVAAIPAGRVSTYGDIADAAGLSSPRIVGWIMRTDSSDLPWHRVIRASGRPAPHLRPRQLELLRAEGVLASDGRVDLAAVRHEF, from the coding sequence ATGGCCGCGATCACCGACGAGCAGGTCGAGACCGTGCGCGCACTCGTCGCGGCCATCCCGGCAGGCCGGGTGTCGACCTACGGCGACATCGCCGACGCGGCGGGGCTGTCCAGCCCGCGCATCGTCGGGTGGATCATGCGCACCGATTCGTCGGATCTGCCGTGGCACCGGGTGATCCGGGCGTCGGGCAGGCCCGCGCCGCATCTGAGGCCGCGGCAACTGGAACTGCTGCGCGCCGAGGGCGTGCTTGCCAGCGACGGCCGCGTCGACTTGGCCGCGGTGCGCCACGAGTTCTGA
- a CDS encoding alpha/beta fold hydrolase, with protein sequence MTDLLHVHRFGPSGPPQILAVHGLTGHGLRWQTLATRHLPDYAIVAPDLIGHGRSSWAAPWNIDANVAVLADLLDAEAGGPVVVVGHSFGGAVALNLAAARPDLVASLVLLDPAVGLDGDWMREIADDMFASPDYTDRAEARSEKVNGSWGEVDAGELDRELDEHLIDLPDGRVGWRISIPAMLSYWSELARPIRLPRNGIPITLVVATKTRPPYVTEELRTRLTERSDFTLVDFDCDHMVPQARPAETAAVIKQVAGG encoded by the coding sequence GTGACCGATCTGCTGCACGTACACCGCTTCGGACCGTCGGGCCCACCGCAGATATTGGCCGTGCACGGCCTGACGGGCCACGGCCTGCGATGGCAGACGCTGGCCACCCGGCACCTGCCCGACTACGCGATCGTCGCACCGGACCTGATCGGGCACGGGCGGTCGTCGTGGGCCGCGCCGTGGAACATCGACGCGAATGTCGCCGTACTGGCCGACCTGCTCGACGCCGAAGCCGGGGGCCCGGTCGTCGTGGTCGGGCATTCGTTCGGCGGGGCGGTGGCGCTGAATCTGGCTGCGGCGCGGCCGGATCTGGTGGCGTCGCTGGTGCTGCTCGACCCCGCCGTCGGCCTGGACGGCGATTGGATGCGCGAGATCGCCGACGACATGTTCGCCTCGCCCGACTACACCGACCGCGCGGAGGCCCGCTCGGAGAAGGTCAACGGCTCATGGGGCGAGGTCGATGCGGGCGAACTGGACCGCGAACTCGACGAGCACCTGATCGACCTGCCCGACGGCCGGGTCGGGTGGCGGATCAGCATCCCGGCGATGTTGTCGTACTGGAGTGAGCTGGCCAGACCAATCCGTCTGCCCCGCAACGGCATACCAATCACCCTGGTGGTCGCCACCAAGACCCGACCGCCGTATGTCACCGAGGAACTGCGGACCCGACTGACCGAGCGGTCCGACTTCACGCTGGTGGACTTCGACTGCGACCACATGGTGCCCCAGGCACGGCCCGCCGAGACCGCGGCGGTGATCAAGCAGGTGGCGGGCGGCTGA
- a CDS encoding ATP-dependent DNA helicase has product MSAPQTELTPASLTEPGLRGVVRVLGGAGTGKSSLLIRAATAHIAAGSDPESVLLLTGSARLGAKARAAITSALLSAGSRAVVREPLVRTVHSYAFAVLRLAAQRNGDPPPRLITSAEQDGIIRELLAGDLEDGDASPVAWPSQLRPALSTVGFAAELRDLLARCTERGVDPLALQRIGRSYGRPEWLAAGQFAQAYEQIMLLRSAVGMAAPQATVPALGAAELVGAALEALATDADLLAAERNRIKLLLVDDAQHLDPQAARLVRVLSAGAELTVIAGDVTQSVFSYRGADPSLLRGDEPAITLTRSLRSAPVIADAITAVTQRLPGADTGVTGAEHGPGSLNVRIAATPHAESALIADALRRAHLVDGVPWSQMAVIVRSVPRTGAPLARALVSAGVPVDAPSSSTPLAEQPAVRALLTVLDATAHGLDGDRALSLLTGPIGRVDPVSLRQVRRALRRADGSQPPREFTDLLVDALDADADGLSTELGRPLRRVRTVLAAARSAAQDGLDPRYILWQAWHRSGLQRRWLAASERGGLGGAQADRDLDAVTALFDVAEQYVSRTTGASLRGLIDHVQAMGVPAASRDQRPQPDAVAVVSAHAALGREWEFVVIAGLQEGLWPNTTPRGGVLGTQRLVDVMDGVVTEADRGLSSRAPLLAEERRLLIAAMGRTRSRLLVTAVDSDSGDEAMLPSPFCYELSALATDPDNDPSAPIQAPPVLSPPDLVGRLRAVVCAAPGTVDDTARSCAATQLARLAQAGVTGADPQQWYGMTSLSSDAPLWDGDEHVVTVSPSTLQTLTDCPLRWLLERHGGTDGRDVRSAVGTLLHALVAEPGKTETQMLDELEKLWSKLPFDAKWYADNELARHRAMLSAFAQWRAQTRGELTEVGTEIDVDGTVGQGVRVRGRLDRLERDAAGRLVVVDIKTGKTPVSKDDAKRHAQLALYQLAVAEGLLPQGDTPGGGRLVYLGKTSAGGATERVQDPQNADSRAEWLELVQHAAAATKGPQFVARINDGCTHCPVRAMCPAQHAAGGRA; this is encoded by the coding sequence ATGTCCGCACCGCAGACCGAACTGACGCCGGCCTCCCTGACCGAACCGGGCCTGCGCGGCGTGGTGCGCGTGCTCGGCGGAGCCGGTACGGGCAAGAGCAGCTTGCTGATTCGCGCCGCCACGGCCCACATCGCCGCAGGCAGCGATCCGGAATCGGTTCTGCTGCTGACGGGTTCGGCCCGGCTCGGCGCCAAGGCGCGCGCAGCCATCACGTCGGCACTGTTGTCGGCAGGAAGCCGCGCGGTGGTCCGCGAACCGCTGGTCCGCACGGTGCACTCCTACGCCTTCGCGGTGCTGCGGCTCGCCGCGCAGCGCAACGGTGATCCGCCGCCGCGCCTGATCACCAGCGCCGAGCAGGACGGCATCATCCGTGAACTGCTCGCGGGCGACCTCGAGGACGGTGACGCCTCTCCGGTGGCGTGGCCCAGCCAGCTCCGCCCGGCGCTGAGCACCGTCGGGTTCGCCGCCGAACTGCGTGACCTGTTGGCGCGCTGCACCGAGCGCGGCGTGGATCCCCTTGCGCTGCAACGCATCGGACGCAGCTACGGCAGGCCGGAGTGGCTCGCCGCGGGACAGTTCGCGCAAGCCTACGAGCAGATCATGCTGTTGCGCTCCGCCGTCGGCATGGCGGCGCCGCAGGCCACTGTGCCCGCACTCGGTGCCGCCGAACTGGTCGGCGCCGCGCTCGAGGCGCTGGCCACCGACGCCGACCTACTTGCCGCCGAGCGCAATCGGATCAAGCTGCTTCTGGTCGACGACGCGCAGCACCTCGATCCACAGGCGGCCCGCCTCGTCCGCGTGCTGTCCGCAGGCGCGGAGCTGACCGTCATCGCCGGCGACGTCACCCAATCGGTGTTCAGCTACCGCGGGGCCGACCCGTCCCTGCTGCGCGGCGACGAGCCCGCCATCACGCTCACCCGGTCACTCCGGAGTGCACCCGTCATCGCCGACGCCATCACCGCCGTCACCCAGCGGCTGCCAGGCGCCGACACCGGGGTGACCGGTGCCGAGCACGGCCCCGGCTCGTTGAACGTCCGCATCGCCGCCACACCGCACGCCGAGTCGGCACTGATCGCCGACGCGCTGCGGCGCGCGCACCTGGTCGACGGCGTGCCGTGGTCGCAGATGGCGGTGATCGTGCGTTCGGTGCCGCGCACGGGTGCCCCGCTGGCCCGCGCGCTCGTCTCGGCGGGAGTGCCGGTGGACGCCCCGTCGTCAAGCACTCCGTTGGCCGAACAGCCCGCGGTGCGCGCGCTGCTGACGGTGCTCGACGCCACGGCGCACGGCCTGGACGGTGACCGGGCGCTGTCGCTGCTGACCGGGCCCATCGGCCGCGTCGATCCGGTCTCGCTGCGTCAGGTGCGACGGGCGCTGCGCCGCGCCGACGGCAGTCAGCCGCCGCGCGAGTTCACCGATCTGCTCGTCGACGCCCTCGACGCCGACGCAGACGGGCTCTCCACCGAACTCGGCCGCCCGCTGCGCCGCGTGCGCACGGTGCTCGCCGCCGCGCGCAGCGCAGCGCAGGACGGTCTTGATCCTCGCTACATCCTCTGGCAGGCCTGGCATCGGTCCGGTCTGCAGCGGCGCTGGCTCGCGGCCAGTGAGCGCGGCGGCCTCGGCGGCGCGCAGGCCGACCGCGACCTCGACGCGGTGACCGCGCTGTTCGACGTCGCCGAGCAGTACGTGAGCCGGACGACGGGCGCGTCGCTGCGCGGCCTCATCGACCACGTCCAGGCGATGGGGGTGCCCGCGGCGTCGCGCGATCAGCGCCCGCAACCCGACGCGGTCGCCGTCGTCAGCGCTCATGCCGCACTGGGCCGGGAGTGGGAGTTCGTCGTCATCGCGGGTCTGCAGGAGGGGCTGTGGCCCAACACGACTCCGCGCGGCGGCGTGCTGGGCACCCAGCGCCTCGTCGACGTGATGGACGGCGTCGTGACGGAGGCCGACCGCGGACTGTCGAGTCGCGCGCCGCTGCTCGCCGAGGAACGCAGGTTGTTGATCGCCGCGATGGGCCGCACGCGTAGCCGCCTGTTGGTGACCGCCGTCGACAGCGACAGCGGGGACGAGGCGATGCTGCCGTCGCCGTTCTGCTACGAGTTGTCGGCGCTGGCGACCGACCCCGACAACGACCCGTCCGCGCCCATCCAGGCGCCGCCGGTGCTGTCCCCGCCCGACCTGGTCGGCCGACTGCGTGCGGTGGTGTGCGCGGCGCCGGGAACGGTCGACGACACCGCACGATCCTGCGCGGCAACGCAATTGGCGCGCCTCGCGCAGGCGGGTGTCACCGGTGCCGATCCGCAGCAGTGGTACGGCATGACGTCGCTGTCCAGCGACGCACCGTTGTGGGACGGCGACGAGCACGTGGTCACGGTGTCCCCGTCGACGCTGCAGACCCTGACCGACTGCCCGCTGCGGTGGCTGCTCGAACGCCACGGCGGCACCGACGGTCGAGACGTCCGCTCCGCGGTCGGCACACTGCTGCACGCGCTCGTCGCCGAGCCGGGCAAGACCGAGACCCAGATGCTCGACGAACTCGAAAAGCTGTGGAGCAAGCTGCCGTTCGACGCGAAGTGGTATGCGGACAACGAACTGGCGCGCCACCGCGCAATGCTTTCGGCGTTCGCGCAGTGGCGGGCGCAGACCCGCGGCGAGCTCACCGAGGTCGGCACCGAGATCGACGTCGACGGCACAGTCGGGCAGGGCGTGCGGGTACGCGGGCGGCTGGACCGACTGGAGCGCGACGCTGCGGGCCGGCTGGTGGTCGTCGACATCAAAACCGGCAAGACGCCGGTCAGCAAGGACGACGCGAAACGCCACGCACAGCTGGCGCTGTATCAGTTGGCAGTCGCCGAAGGGCTGCTGCCGCAGGGGGATACACCCGGCGGGGGCAGGCTGGTCTATCTCGGCAAGACGTCGGCGGGCGGTGCCACCGAGCGGGTACAGGATCCGCAGAACGCCGACTCCCGCGCGGAATGGCTCGAGTTGGTGCAGCACGCGGCGGCCGCGACGAAGGGCCCGCAGTTCGTCGCGCGGATCAACGACGGCTGCACGCATTGCCCGGTGCGCGCCATGTGCCCGGCCCAACATGCAGCAGGAGGACGAGCATGA
- a CDS encoding ATP-dependent helicase, with product MTARYSPAELASALGLFAPTDEQAAVIAAPPGPLVVIAGAGAGKTETMAARVVWLVANGYARPGEVLGLTFTRKAAGQLLRRVRTRLARLAGAGLAPPADVADDPATVSTYHAFAGTLLREHGLLLPVEPDTRLLSETELWQLAFRVVCEHPQHLDTEKNPAAITAMVLRLAGQLAEHLVDTAQLRDTHVELERLVHTLPAGPYQRDRGPSQWLLRMLATQTERTELVPLIDALHARMRAEKVMDFGMQMASAARLASTFPQVGAQLRDRYRVVLLDEYQDTGHAQRVALSSLFGRGVDDGLALTAVGDPIQSIYGWRGASATNLPRFTTDFPLADGTPAPTLELRTSWRNPPRALHLANAVSAEARRRSVAVRSLRPRPDAQPGEIRCALLNDVAAERDWLADHLANIYHGARENGAAAPTAAVLVRRNADAAPIADALTARGVPVEVVGLAGLLAVPEVADLVAMLRLVADPTAGSAAMRVLTGPRWRLGGRDVAALWRRAVELDGRPTREVSTEQIVAQAAADADAACLADAICDPGSADAYSEAGFRRIVALGRELTALRAHLTHPLPDLVAEVRRVLGLDAEVRAAVPVSAGWSGAEHLDAFADVVADVAARPGATVPGLLAYLDAAEQVENGLAPAEITVANDRVQILTVHAAKGLEWQVVAVPHLSGRVFPSTASARTWLTDAGDLPPLLRGDRATVSEHGIPVLDTSDVNDRKRLSDKISDHKRSLEQRRTDEERRLLYVALTRAEDALLLSGHHWGASEAKPRGPSAFLCELKDIIEASEAAGDPCGVIEHWAPAPPDGTPNPLRDKAVEALWPTDPVGAQRRHVDTGAAIVVQAMSGGLAVDADNGWVADVDALLAERDRAEDKPAPPLPAQLSVSTLVELGRDPDAVVQRMRRRLPTRPDPHALLGTAFHDWVQRFFHAERLFDLDDLPGAVDRDAGDAEELAELQAAFALSPWAARTPIDIEVPFDMVIAGRVVRGRIDAVFADDDGGATVVDWKTGDPPATPEAMQQAAIQLAVYRLAWAQLHDCPPDKVRAVFHYVRSGRTVTPDALPGADDLVALLDAA from the coding sequence ATGACCGCGCGTTACAGCCCGGCCGAATTGGCGTCAGCGCTGGGTCTTTTCGCACCCACCGACGAGCAGGCCGCGGTGATCGCCGCCCCGCCGGGCCCGCTGGTGGTCATCGCCGGTGCAGGCGCGGGCAAGACGGAAACCATGGCGGCCAGGGTGGTGTGGCTGGTCGCCAACGGGTACGCCCGCCCCGGCGAGGTGCTCGGGCTGACGTTCACCCGCAAGGCCGCGGGCCAACTGCTGCGCCGGGTCCGCACCCGGCTGGCCAGGCTGGCGGGCGCGGGCCTCGCGCCCCCTGCAGACGTCGCCGACGACCCGGCCACCGTCAGCACTTACCACGCGTTCGCAGGCACCCTGCTACGCGAGCACGGCCTGCTGCTGCCGGTCGAGCCCGACACCAGGCTGCTCAGCGAAACCGAACTGTGGCAGTTGGCTTTTCGGGTGGTCTGCGAGCATCCGCAGCACCTCGACACCGAGAAGAACCCGGCCGCCATCACCGCGATGGTGCTGCGGCTGGCAGGTCAGCTCGCCGAGCACCTCGTCGACACCGCGCAACTGCGCGACACCCACGTGGAGCTGGAACGGCTGGTGCACACGCTGCCCGCGGGGCCCTATCAGCGTGACCGCGGGCCCAGCCAATGGCTGCTGCGCATGCTGGCCACCCAGACCGAGCGCACCGAACTGGTGCCGCTGATCGACGCGTTGCATGCGCGCATGCGAGCCGAGAAGGTGATGGACTTCGGCATGCAGATGGCTTCGGCCGCCCGGCTTGCGTCGACGTTCCCCCAAGTCGGCGCGCAACTAAGGGACCGCTACCGGGTGGTCCTGCTCGACGAATACCAGGACACCGGGCACGCCCAGCGGGTGGCGCTGTCGTCGCTGTTCGGCCGTGGCGTCGACGACGGTCTGGCGCTGACCGCCGTCGGCGATCCGATCCAGTCGATCTACGGTTGGCGCGGCGCATCGGCCACCAACTTGCCGCGGTTCACCACCGACTTCCCCCTCGCCGACGGCACCCCCGCTCCCACCCTGGAATTGCGCACCAGCTGGCGCAATCCGCCGCGGGCGCTGCACCTGGCCAACGCAGTGTCCGCGGAAGCGCGGCGCCGATCCGTCGCGGTGCGGTCCCTGCGGCCCCGGCCGGACGCCCAGCCGGGTGAGATTCGTTGTGCCCTGCTGAACGACGTTGCCGCCGAACGTGATTGGCTGGCAGATCACTTGGCGAACATCTATCACGGCGCACGTGAGAACGGCGCCGCCGCGCCCACCGCGGCAGTGTTGGTGCGGCGCAACGCCGATGCCGCTCCGATCGCCGACGCGCTCACCGCGCGCGGTGTCCCGGTGGAGGTCGTAGGCCTGGCCGGGCTGCTCGCGGTGCCCGAGGTCGCCGACCTGGTGGCCATGCTGCGCCTGGTGGCCGATCCCACCGCGGGGTCGGCGGCGATGCGGGTGCTCACCGGACCCCGATGGCGGCTCGGCGGTCGTGACGTCGCCGCGCTGTGGCGTCGCGCGGTCGAATTGGACGGCCGGCCGACGCGTGAGGTCAGCACCGAGCAGATCGTCGCGCAGGCCGCCGCGGACGCGGACGCGGCGTGTCTGGCCGACGCGATCTGCGACCCAGGATCGGCGGACGCCTATTCCGAGGCCGGATTTCGTCGCATCGTCGCGCTCGGCCGCGAATTGACCGCGTTGCGAGCACATTTGACGCATCCGCTGCCCGACCTCGTCGCCGAGGTGCGACGGGTGCTCGGCCTCGACGCCGAGGTCCGCGCCGCCGTGCCGGTCAGCGCCGGGTGGTCCGGCGCCGAACACCTCGACGCGTTCGCCGACGTGGTCGCCGACGTGGCCGCGCGACCGGGTGCCACCGTGCCCGGCCTGCTCGCGTACCTCGACGCCGCCGAGCAGGTGGAGAACGGCCTGGCGCCCGCCGAGATCACCGTCGCCAACGACCGCGTCCAGATCCTGACCGTGCACGCCGCCAAGGGGCTGGAATGGCAGGTCGTCGCGGTGCCGCACCTGAGCGGCCGGGTGTTTCCCTCCACAGCGTCGGCGCGCACCTGGCTCACCGACGCCGGCGATCTGCCGCCGCTGCTGCGCGGCGACAGGGCCACCGTGTCGGAGCACGGCATCCCGGTGCTGGACACGTCGGACGTCAACGACCGGAAGCGGTTGTCGGACAAGATCTCCGACCACAAGCGCAGCCTGGAGCAACGCCGCACCGACGAGGAGCGCAGGCTGCTCTACGTCGCGCTGACCCGCGCCGAGGACGCCCTGCTGCTGTCAGGCCACCACTGGGGCGCCTCGGAGGCCAAACCGCGTGGCCCGTCCGCTTTCCTGTGCGAACTCAAGGACATCATCGAGGCGTCGGAAGCCGCAGGCGACCCGTGCGGCGTCATCGAACACTGGGCGCCGGCGCCGCCCGACGGCACCCCGAACCCGCTGCGCGACAAGGCTGTCGAAGCGCTCTGGCCCACCGATCCCGTCGGTGCGCAGCGACGGCACGTCGACACAGGGGCGGCGATAGTGGTGCAGGCAATGTCCGGTGGCTTGGCGGTCGACGCCGACAACGGTTGGGTCGCCGACGTCGACGCACTGCTGGCGGAGCGTGACCGCGCCGAAGACAAGCCGGCGCCGCCGTTGCCCGCACAGCTTTCGGTCAGCACGCTGGTCGAGTTGGGGCGTGACCCGGATGCGGTCGTCCAGCGGATGCGCCGCCGTCTGCCCACCCGCCCCGATCCACATGCCTTGCTGGGCACCGCATTTCACGACTGGGTGCAGCGGTTCTTCCACGCCGAGCGGCTGTTCGACCTCGACGACCTGCCCGGCGCGGTGGACCGCGATGCCGGAGACGCCGAGGAACTCGCCGAACTGCAGGCGGCGTTCGCGCTCTCGCCGTGGGCGGCCCGCACACCGATCGACATCGAGGTGCCGTTCGACATGGTGATCGCCGGGCGGGTAGTGCGGGGCCGGATCGACGCGGTCTTCGCCGACGACGACGGCGGCGCCACCGTGGTGGACTGGAAGACCGGCGATCCGCCCGCAACGCCAGAAGCCATGCAGCAGGCGGCAATTCAGCTCGCGGTGTACCGGCTGGCGTGGGCGCAGCTGCATGACTGCCCGCCCGACAAGGTTCGTGCGGTCTTCCATTACGTCCGGTCCGGGCGGACCGTCACCCCCGACGCGCTGCCCGGCGCCGACGACCTCGTCGCGCTGCTCGACGCCGCCTAG
- a CDS encoding TrkA family potassium uptake protein, which yields MAKGRLRRRLAAIDENLTSRPDAALVDILRIPEPFVSPGQRIFRRIIYATLALFAAVMIVYLDRDGYRDVQDNQLSFLDCLYYATVSLSTTGYGDITPFTPEARLVNVLVITPLRIAFLIVLIGTTVETLTTQSRQALKIQRWRSRVRNHTVVIGYGTKGRTAVAAMVGDEVAPADIVVVDENVTALERARSAGLVTVHGDATKSEVLRLASAQHAKSIIVATDDDASAVLVTLTARELAPKAKIIAAAREAENQHLLQQSGADSTVVSSETAGRLLGIATQTPSVVEMMEDLLTPDAGFALAEREVSPKEAGGSPRHLSDIVLGVVRNGELLRVDAPEVDALELGDRLLYIRSAEAER from the coding sequence GTGGCTAAAGGCAGGTTGCGACGCCGCCTCGCGGCGATCGACGAGAACCTGACCTCACGACCGGATGCCGCGCTCGTCGACATCCTCCGCATCCCCGAACCGTTTGTCAGTCCTGGTCAGCGCATTTTCCGCCGGATCATCTACGCGACGCTGGCGTTGTTCGCGGCGGTGATGATCGTCTACCTCGACCGTGACGGCTACCGCGACGTCCAGGACAACCAGTTGTCGTTCCTGGACTGCCTGTACTACGCGACGGTGTCGTTGTCGACCACCGGGTACGGCGACATCACGCCGTTCACGCCGGAAGCTCGACTGGTCAACGTGCTGGTGATCACACCGCTGCGGATCGCCTTCCTGATCGTCCTGATCGGTACCACTGTGGAGACGCTGACCACCCAGTCGCGCCAGGCGTTGAAGATCCAGCGATGGAGGAGCAGAGTGCGCAACCACACCGTCGTCATCGGATACGGCACCAAAGGCAGGACGGCGGTGGCCGCGATGGTCGGCGACGAGGTGGCACCCGCCGACATCGTCGTCGTCGACGAGAACGTCACGGCGCTCGAACGTGCGAGAAGCGCAGGCCTTGTCACCGTGCACGGTGACGCGACCAAGTCCGAGGTGCTGCGGTTGGCCAGCGCCCAGCACGCGAAGTCGATCATCGTCGCGACCGACGACGACGCCAGCGCGGTGCTGGTGACCTTGACCGCCCGCGAGTTGGCGCCCAAAGCCAAGATCATCGCCGCCGCACGGGAAGCCGAGAATCAGCACCTGCTGCAGCAGTCCGGGGCGGATTCGACGGTGGTGTCCTCGGAGACCGCGGGCCGGCTGCTTGGAATCGCCACGCAGACGCCGAGCGTTGTCGAGATGATGGAAGACCTACTGACCCCCGACGCGGGGTTCGCATTGGCCGAACGCGAAGTCAGCCCCAAGGAGGCGGGCGGTTCGCCCCGGCACCTTTCCGACATCGTGCTCGGCGTCGTCCGGAACGGCGAACTGTTGCGCGTCGACGCCCCAGAGGTGGACGCCCTCGAGCTCGGCGACCGGCTGCTCTACATCCGCAGCGCGGAAGCCGAGCGATGA
- the nudC gene encoding NAD(+) diphosphatase — protein MTRSFELRNVPLLSRVGADRGDALRTDIDAAIAGWPDALVLRVDRRNQVLISGGQVVLSSAAKLGDKPPENAVFLGRLNDGRHVWGIRSALEGPEDPHAETEVLDLRRAGQIFDDVSAQLVATATALLNWHDHARFSAIDGAPTKSIKGGWARVNAANGHEEFPRIDPAVICLIHDGHDRAVLARQTVWPERLFSLLAGFVEAGESFEACVAREIAEEIGLTVSDVRYLGSQPWPFPRSLMVGFHAVGDPEQEFSFNDGEIAEAAWFTRAEIREALAHGDWNSDSPSRLLLPGSISIAREIIESWAAQD, from the coding sequence ATGACAAGGAGTTTCGAGCTTCGCAACGTCCCGCTGTTGTCCCGTGTCGGGGCCGACCGTGGCGACGCGTTGCGCACCGACATCGACGCGGCCATCGCCGGCTGGCCGGATGCCCTGGTGCTGCGGGTCGACCGCCGCAACCAGGTGCTGATCTCCGGCGGCCAAGTGGTGCTGAGCAGCGCCGCCAAACTCGGTGACAAGCCACCGGAGAACGCGGTGTTCCTCGGGCGCCTCAACGACGGCCGGCACGTGTGGGGGATCCGGTCAGCCCTGGAAGGTCCTGAGGACCCGCACGCCGAGACCGAGGTGCTCGACCTGCGCCGCGCCGGGCAGATCTTCGACGACGTCAGCGCGCAACTCGTGGCCACCGCCACCGCGCTGCTGAACTGGCACGACCATGCGCGGTTCAGCGCGATCGACGGCGCACCCACCAAGTCGATCAAGGGCGGCTGGGCGCGTGTCAACGCCGCCAACGGGCACGAGGAGTTTCCTCGCATCGACCCCGCGGTGATCTGCCTGATTCACGATGGCCACGACCGCGCCGTGCTGGCCCGCCAGACCGTGTGGCCCGAGCGGCTGTTCTCTCTGCTGGCCGGTTTCGTCGAGGCGGGCGAGTCGTTCGAGGCCTGTGTCGCGCGTGAGATCGCCGAGGAGATCGGGCTGACCGTGTCCGACGTGCGCTACCTGGGCAGCCAGCCGTGGCCGTTCCCGCGGTCGCTGATGGTCGGCTTCCACGCGGTCGGCGATCCGGAGCAGGAGTTCTCGTTCAACGACGGCGAGATCGCCGAGGCGGCGTGGTTCACGCGCGCCGAGATCCGCGAAGCGCTTGCCCACGGCGACTGGAACAGCGACTCACCGTCGCGGCTGCTGCTGCCTGGATCGATCTCCATCGCCAGGGAGATCATCGAATCCTGGGCTGCTCAAGACTGA
- a CDS encoding GDP-mannose 4,6-dehydratase translates to MATQRTALITGITGQDGRYLAELLISKGYRTYGLIRGQNNPKEPSLREEIPKLQLLYGDVLDVSSLRQALDDARPDEVYNLAAITYVGYSWKTPHLTRNVTGGGVLNMLEAVRAYQQATGHEVRFYQASSAEMYGKAREIPLSETSAFHPRSPYGVAKAYGHYMTVNYRESYGMHASSAILFNHESPRRGTEFVTRRISKAVARISLGLQDSVSLGNLEALRDWGFAGDYVQGMHQMLQQDQPDDYVLATGEAHSVSEFVDLAFAAIGVSDWAPYVRVDEARMRPAEVDVLIGDASKAHAALDWKPEMSFEELVDLMVTSDIRAESVSLEQPRIR, encoded by the coding sequence GTGGCCACACAGAGAACGGCACTCATCACCGGCATCACCGGTCAGGACGGCAGATATCTCGCCGAGTTGCTGATCTCCAAGGGCTACCGCACCTATGGGTTGATCCGGGGGCAGAACAACCCGAAGGAACCGTCGCTGCGGGAGGAAATCCCGAAGCTGCAGCTGCTCTACGGCGATGTGCTCGATGTGTCGAGCCTGCGTCAAGCCCTCGACGACGCGCGACCCGACGAGGTGTACAACCTGGCCGCCATCACTTACGTCGGTTACTCCTGGAAGACGCCGCATCTGACGCGCAACGTCACCGGCGGCGGCGTCTTGAACATGCTGGAAGCGGTGCGCGCCTACCAGCAGGCCACCGGGCACGAGGTGCGGTTCTACCAGGCGTCCAGCGCGGAGATGTACGGCAAGGCGCGCGAGATCCCGCTGTCCGAGACGTCTGCCTTCCACCCACGCTCGCCATACGGCGTCGCCAAGGCGTACGGCCACTACATGACCGTCAACTACCGCGAATCCTACGGGATGCACGCCAGCTCGGCCATCCTGTTCAATCACGAATCCCCGCGTCGCGGAACGGAATTCGTGACGCGACGGATCTCGAAGGCGGTGGCGCGGATCTCGCTCGGGTTGCAGGACAGCGTGTCGCTCGGCAACTTGGAGGCGCTGCGGGACTGGGGTTTCGCGGGCGACTACGTGCAGGGCATGCATCAGATGCTGCAACAGGACCAGCCGGATGACTACGTGCTCGCCACCGGCGAAGCGCATTCGGTTTCCGAGTTCGTCGACCTGGCCTTCGCCGCGATCGGCGTCTCCGACTGGGCGCCGTACGTCCGCGTCGACGAGGCACGCATGCGACCCGCCGAAGTGGACGTGCTCATCGGCGACGCGTCGAAGGCGCACGCGGCGCTGGACTGGAAACCCGAGATGTCGTTCGAGGAACTCGTCGACCTGATGGTGACCAGCGACATCCGTGCCGAGTCGGTCAGTCTTGAGCAGCCCAGGATTCGATGA
- the mrx1 gene encoding mycoredoxin Mrx1 has protein sequence MTSSSAGLTMYTTSWCGYCFRLKKVLKTEGIAFIEVDIETDPAAAEFVSSVNGGNQTVPTLKFADGSTLTNPSGAEVKAKLKR, from the coding sequence ATGACTTCCTCGTCTGCTGGACTGACCATGTACACCACCTCGTGGTGTGGCTACTGCTTTCGCCTGAAGAAGGTGTTGAAGACCGAAGGCATCGCGTTCATCGAGGTCGACATCGAGACCGATCCCGCGGCGGCGGAGTTCGTTTCGTCGGTCAACGGCGGCAATCAGACGGTGCCGACGCTGAAGTTCGCCGACGGCTCCACCCTGACCAACCCGAGCGGGGCCGAGGTCAAGGCAAAGCTGAAGCGATAA